The sequence tcttCTTGGTTCAGTTACGCCGGGAAAGAATTGCAGAAAGAATGAAGGCTTTGCAGGAATTGGTACCCAGTTGTAACAAGGTTAGTGCCTTGCAGCGCAGATTTAATACCTTCTCCAGGAtgaattgcattttttttgtttcatcaTTTCAAATATTGTAGTCTGCAATTATGATGGTGGAAAATGCCTATCctttgaaatataaaatttacatGTAGTGACACGTTATGTGATCTTTATGCAGACAGATAGGGCAGCTATGCTTGACGAAATTGTGGACTATGTGAAATTTCTAAGGCTCCAAGTGAAGGTATTtatccaaaattcatataGATTCAGGATCTCAAAAAGATTTATTGTAATTCCTGCATCGTTTATTAGCATTTCCTAATCAAAGTAAGCTTAAAAGTTTTGAAAGAATTCTTAGTTTTTTCGGATGCTTTATCAAATGTTTCTTCATAAAAAACCCTTTTTCTGCACAAATGCTTAAAAGTCTTTATTGAATTCATCATTGTTTCAAAAACTTGTACCAAATTCCAATGTCTTCCAATTTCCAAAGTCTTCACCACAATGTAGGTCCCAGTCATGATGCATAGCCCGGGCATCATTAAAGGCATTGAGACTTTCTTTATATGAAGTAGTTATTTTGTCAAACCTGAAATGACTTTGTCTGGTTGGAACCTCTAGAATTCAATGAAGTCATAATCAAATAGCAAAGGACACAAaactttcttcaatttttgtagtttatttatttattttctgggTAATGGATCTAATTTTCTTTATGCTGAAACAGGTATTGAGCATGAGTAGACTTGGGGGAGCAGGTGCAGTGGCTCAGCTTGTTGCTGATGTACCCCTATCAGCAGTCGAGGTAGTCAAGCCCAAACCTGTTGTTACGTGATCTTATTTTTTCTCTGCGCATTTTTTGGATTGATCATATTAATTATGCATGTAGCTTATTTTTTACATGTATCAACTactatatatatgatattcATCCAGGCATTTAACCTTTaaaaatgtacatatataatgCCAGGACAATATACATAATTATAGTCATTAGTAAGCTAGGATCATAGAGATAGGTTTCCTTTAGATCATTATTAAGCTTGATGAACAGTTTAAAACCTACCGAAATCCTTTAGTAAAAACCATTCTGATAAAAATGAGAGTAGTCTATGTACTAAATCTTCCCCTTTCTGTCTAACAGTATTTTGactattttctgtttcttgttACTATCCACCAACTTTGGATACTTTTGGAATGAAGGGAGAGGGCATTGAAGGAGGAACCAATCAACAAGCATGGGAGAAGTGGTCTAATGATGGAACAGAGCAACAAGTAGCTAAGCTGATGGAGGAGGATGTAGGAGCTGCCATGCAATTCCTTCAGGCCAAGGCACTCTGCATCATGCCAATATCACTTGCCCCTGCGATCTTCCGGACACATCAACCGGATGCAACGACACTGGTCAAGCCAGAATCAAACTCCTCTTCATAGGCTCCAACAAAATATGCAATAGCACATGCCCATCAACGACTCCGAGCACGCTTCTGGGACCCCAACCTAATTTTACTCAAGAGTCATGACAGTGGGTATTTTGTGGTCTGGTCAAGTTTATAACTCATTAGAAGTGACAATCAAGTCGCTGCAACTGTTCACTCTTTTTCGTTGGAGTTTTGTCAAACAAGGGACTGATTGTCATGCCTAGGTAGAATTGTGAGGCACTTGATGTATTTGGCATAGGAAGCCTAGGGAAGAATTTTCAAAAGCCAATTTGGTGTTTTCCTCTTGTAATATCAATGGTGGGGTTAGTTGAGTGTGACCAAAAATGTTGGTGGTGGGAGCTCTTTCAATTTCCTTATGTGGATAATGGGATATGGGACCATTTAAAAGGGATGGAGGGGTGTGTGTGATgtattttcagaaaattttaatGCAAGTTGAAAGTAGAAAATGGTTGTTTGTCTTATAAAGTTTTGTTGGAAGCTTCTGGTTCTAAGAAATATatatctgtatatatatatatatatgtataatagtGATGGAATTgagtttgttattttctttaaaagtGAGGTGAgtcatttttttcaaatttgctGAATCATTATTGAAGAGAAAGTTTATTGGGCGGAAAGAGTAGAAAATGACAtcttctataaaaaaaagatggtCACATTTTCTCTCAATTTggttaactttttatttttttttactttttttttaatttatgaaaaagaGTTTAGGGAGAAGGGAGGTTATTCATTCCACGGCTAGGGCATACCAAGACCTCTTTGAGGACTTACCGAGGGGATCTTAGCcttttttctagtttttaCAAATTACATACCAAGGGAGATTGTCGGTAACGAGACTTGAACTTAGGCCTGAATAGCGAAGATAACGATTTTTATCAACTCAACCAACCCTCATTGGCTCAATTTGGTTCACTCTAAACACGACAAAAAGGTCAAGCTTGAgagataataaataataaaaaatttctttttcttttgctttttctttttttttttctttttttatttgttgggCAAGATCCCACAATCTAGTCCTGCATTGATTAGACGGCAAAGTTGGAGTTTATTTGGGCTTTGACCATATTTGGACCCCTTGGCCCATTTACCTGTAAGGTAATTTAGGGCTCTCTCATATTGATCAAAACAGTTAGTGTACTCCCACTCAAAATATGccatatgtaattttttaaataaattaattattcttTGTTACAGCTTGACTTAATTTTTATCCGCtgaaataaattacaaaattaaaaaacttaagaaaaaataaaaaagaaaggagaataTCCCAGCAATTCTACCCGCACGCCACCCCTCTGTCGTCTTCTTCCGACTGCCATCAACAGTCATTAGTCACACAAGTAAGAGAACCAAATCCCCATAGCCTAATAAATTGTTGCAACCAGGAAACTTCGTCATCATTTTCAATGAATCTTAATATCTGATGGAGATATTAGATCCAATAACAATCAACCCTTTCCATATCAATTTCATGCTAGTCGATTTGTAGCCTGTTTGTCACAGGCCCACCTCCCATCCCAACCTTCTTCACATCTGCTAGTGAGACCTTCATcaatgataaaatatacatggATTTTGGGGTAGTCACCAAAAGGTtgagaaaagagagggaggaagaTAAAAGAGAGGGAGCCCTAAACCAGAGCGGCGGTGCGGGGTAGGCTTGTTGGGGTGGgctgtggttttttttttttcttttttttttcaatgtttattttcttaattttattttcaaggGTAAAAATTAGGTTAAAGTCtagttgtaaaataaaatttgagcACATGGCATATTTTGAATGGGAGTATCATTAGCAATACAGATCGTCTGGGAGAGGGTTTCAGAAGTTTCAGCGATGATTGGTAAGTGTTCCTACAATTGACCAATTAAACAGAAGTATATCATTCCTGAAATTCTGTGTGATAGTTGTTGACAGACAGTGAGTATTTGCTGTATTTTTCTCTATGTACCAATATTGTCGAGGCATCCGCCTCTTGAGTTCAACTTCAACGAGCGGGAGAATCCACTGGGATCCAACTGTTGCCCTCGAACTCAATCACCCAACTCTTATATTGCTCGAAAAATGCAGGACAAGGTACCATTTCAAACAGATTTTGGGGCAGATGATGAGGACCTGTCTAATTGGTCAGACATTTCCCATGAGCAGGCTTCTCACATTCTCAGCCATCTCACACCCTCATAATTTAGACATGGCTATCCTTCTTTTCAATCACTATACTCCTAATCCCAATCTTTACATTTATAATTCTATGATTTCTGCTTTATCTTTCTCTAAAAGCCAACCGTTTGCCGTATACAATTCCATGCTCCACTCTGGTATATGCCCAGATAAACACACCCTTCTTTACTTACTCCAAGCGTCCACATGCGTATCAGAGGCAAAGCAGCTCCACAGCCATGCCGTTGTTACAGGTTTGTTGTCACATGCATACCTGCAGAACACCCTCACCAAGATATATCTGGAAGAAGGACAAATGGGGCTTGCTTGCCAGGTTTTCCGTGATGTGCCAACACCAGATCCAGTCTTATTCAATATCATGATTGTTGGTTATGCCAAGATGGGATATTGTTCTGAAGCTCTTCAACTGTTCTATGAAATGGTGGGTTTGGGTCTTAAGCCTGACGAGTTTACCATTTTAGGACTTCTTATATCTTGTGGACTATTAGGAGATTCCCGACTGGGAATGTCTGTTCATGCATGGATTGAGAGGAGGAAAGCCATCACTTCTTCAAATTTGATCTTGGGTAATGCTCTTTTAAACATGTATGTGAAATGGAATAAATTGGAGCTTGCTCAAAGTATCTTTAATGCTTTAGTGGATAAGGATATCGTGTCATGGAACACCATGACTGCAGGATATGCCAAGGTTGGCAAATTAGAACTTGCCCGCACTTATTTCAAGCAAATGCCTAGAAGAGATCTTGTTTCTTGGAATTTATTAATTGCTGGCTATGCCAAGAAGGGTGATTACACGATGGCAGTGAAGGTATTCAACAACATGATTAGGGTGAATGTGAGGCCTGACAATATCACTCTGGTTAATTTGGTCTCTGCTGCAGCGGAAATTGGAGCACTAGACCAAGGAAAACGGATTCATGGCTTGATTGTGAGGATGCAGTTGAAAATAGATGTGTTTTTGGGTTCAGCATTAATAGACATGTACTGCAAGGCTGGAAGTATTGAAAGAGCCTTCATGGTCTTCAGGGGACTGACAGAGAAAGATGTTACCATATGGACGACAATGATCACTGGATTTGGATTCCATGGTGACGGAAACAAATCTCTGGATCTGTTTTCTGAGATGCAGAGAGTTTTATTGCCAAATGGGGTGACTCTTGTTGCCGTTCTTACAGCTTGTAGTCATAGTGGACTTGTGGATGAAGGGCTAAA comes from Prunus dulcis chromosome 6, ALMONDv2, whole genome shotgun sequence and encodes:
- the LOC117632774 gene encoding pentatricopeptide repeat-containing protein At3g04750, mitochondrial — protein: MYQYCRGIRLLSSTSTSGRIHWDPTVALELNHPTLILLEKCRTRYHFKQILGQMMRTCLIGQTFPMSRLLTFSAISHPHNLDMAILLFNHYTPNPNLYIYNSMISALSFSKSQPFAVYNSMLHSGICPDKHTLLYLLQASTCVSEAKQLHSHAVVTGLLSHAYLQNTLTKIYLEEGQMGLACQVFRDVPTPDPVLFNIMIVGYAKMGYCSEALQLFYEMVGLGLKPDEFTILGLLISCGLLGDSRLGMSVHAWIERRKAITSSNLILGNALLNMYVKWNKLELAQSIFNALVDKDIVSWNTMTAGYAKVGKLELARTYFKQMPRRDLVSWNLLIAGYAKKGDYTMAVKVFNNMIRVNVRPDNITLVNLVSAAAEIGALDQGKRIHGLIVRMQLKIDVFLGSALIDMYCKAGSIERAFMVFRGLTEKDVTIWTTMITGFGFHGDGNKSLDLFSEMQRVLLPNGVTLVAVLTACSHSGLVDEGLNIFNNMKNNFDIEPGVEHYGCLVDLLCRSGRLVEAKAVIEKMPMKPSRNIWGAMLSACRALGDMELAEIASAELLKLEPEKDGGYILMSNMYAACGRWSYSDKIREIMEIRGVKKTAGCSSVIVDGVIHDFVVADKRHPRWVDIFLVLHCLKSEMKLDADLLTMLLEPC